Sequence from the Aquimarina sp. Aq107 genome:
TTTATTTCAAGGTTAGAAATTGATAGTTATTTAGAAAAATCAGTTGATAATAATGTAACCTTGTTACAGAATGAAAGTAATATTAGAATTAGTGATTATGATATAAAGGTTAGTAAATCTGGATATTTACCAACGATTGGTCTTACTGGTTCTTATGGATGGAATGAAAATAGGAATCCTCCATCTGCTTTTTTTCCAGGTAATGTCGCCGATACGTATACTTTAGCAGGAGGACTTAGTTTAAGCTGGAATCTTTTTGACGGTGGTGGTACTATAACCAGAGTTAAAAATGCTAAAATTGCATTAGACTCACAGGAATTGGCAAAAATTCAAGTGGAGCAACAAGTCAAAAGAGATATTGCAAATGCCTTAGGAAATTATGATAATCGTCTTAAAGTATATGAAATACAACAGCAAAATGTAGCTACCAATGAAAACAATTTTGAGCGTTCTAAAGAAAGGTTCAATTTGGGACAGATTACTTCTATCGAATTTAGACAAGCTCAAATTAACCTAATACAAGCTCAAACTAATAAGACATTAGCTAAGTATGATGCTAAATTAGCAGAGTTGCAGTTATTACAACTTACAGGACAGTTATTAAATATTGATTTTTAGAATAACTTTAACCCAGTTTGTTTTTAAATGGACAAATACTATAAGGTCTCGAAACTGAAATAAATAATCATATGTTCGAACACTTTTTTCAATGCCCATATTGTTGGGAACAGGTATCTATGCTATTAGATCCCTCTGTTTCTTATCAGGTATATGTGGAAGATTGCGAGGTGTGCTGCAACCCAATAGAACTACACCCAAGATTTGAGGATCAAACTTTGATTTCCTTCGAAGCGGTTAATATAGAACAATAGTAGGTCTATTTTCCATTCGTCTACAGTAAACTACCACTCGTCGATAGTTTAAATGATTCCAACGATGACTACAAGATTACGTCCCTAAAATTATTGAATTTTACAGTATAAGAGCTATTCTGTAAGTGTAAAACCTATACCTAAAATGAAAAATTTAAAAATCCTATTAATCGAAGATGACGAGATAGAAAGAATGAAGTTTACAAGAGTTCTACAGAAGAACAATTATACGTGTAAACTACAAGAAGCTACAAACGGCGAAGAAGCCATAGAAATTCTTGAAGACGATACCAAAACTCCAGATATTATATTATTGGATCTAAATATGCCTAAAATGAATGGTATCGAGTTCCTAAAAAGTTTAAAAAGTAACGACAAGTTAAAATATGTTCCGGTCATAATTTTGAGTACTTCTAACAATCACCAAGATCTGAAAAGATGCTATGAAGAAGGGATTGCGGGGTATCTAGTAAAACCATTGAAGTATGAAGATTATGTGGAAAAAATAAAATATTTGATAGAATATTGGGGAAAAAATGAGTTAATTTCTGTCTGAACTACCAGAAAACTCGTAACTTAACATACCAATTTAATACTATATTATGAAAGGAATTGTTTTTACTGAGTTTTTACAACTTGTCGAGGATAAGTTTGGTCTAGAAATGGTGGATCGAATTATCGAGGAATCTAATTTACCATCTAATGGAATTTATACGGCAATAGGAACGTATGAATTTTCAGAAATGTTAAGTCTTATTACGAATCTAAGTAAAAATACAGACATTAAAACAGATGATTTACTACTCACCTATGCAGAACACTTTTTTAGTGTATTAGCTTCAAATTATCCACAATTGATAGAGCGCTATGAGAACCCGTTAGACATGTTAGAGTCTATAGAAAATCATATTCACGTAGAAGTAAGAAAAATTTATCCTAGCGCAGAGCTTCCTACCTTTCAAGTATTAGAAAGAACACCTGATACTTTATCCATGATCTATAAATCAAGTAGAGCTATGTATAGCTTTGGATTGGGTTTAATGAACAAAACGTTTGAGCATTTTAACAAAAGGGCTGTTATATCTTATGATAAATTAAAAGATGATGGAACTGAAGTTAAATTTATGATTCAAATGAAAAATGGGTGAAATTAATCCTGAGATACTACAAAGAGCACTTGCTAGGGAAAAAGCAGCTCGTAAACAAGCAGAGGGAATTCTAGAAGACAAATCAAGAGAATTATATGAGGTTGCTCAAGAATTAAAACAGGTAAATGAACAATTAAAAGGTGTTCTGGCTAAAAAAAATTCTGAGCTCAAAGGGATGTCCGATAATCTCGTAGACGCTTATGTTCTAATGAAAGTGAATGGTGATGTTATAGAGATGAATGATGCAGCAAAGGAGCTATTTGGTTATGATGTCAGTAAAGAAAATCTTAATGTAATGTCCCTTATTTATAAAGATGACTTTAACTATGCTATGGAATCCTTCCAAAAATTAGTCACAGAAGGATCTTTTACAGATTACGTTGCTAGAACAGTTACTAAGAGTAATGGTGTTAGAACAGTCCATATTAATGGAAGTGTTATTAAAGATAAAGATAATGTTGCAATTGCTGCGCAAGGCATTGTACGGGATATTACCGATCAGATAGAAGCCGAAAAATTAAAAGAAGAATTACTAAAGAATTTAGAGCAGAGTAATAAAGAATTAAATGATTTTGCTCACGTAGTATCACATGATCTAAAATCGCCTTTGCGAAGTATGAACGCCCTTATTAATTGGTTAAAAGAAGATTATGAGGATAAGTTAGATGAGAATGCTGTAACCTCTTTTAATTCTTTACTCAATAAAATAGAAAAGATGGATCATATGATCGACGGAATTCTAAGTTATTCGAGTATTGATAGAAATGAAAAAACGGGAAAAGAAGTCAGTTTGGATAAAGTAGTATCGGATATATTAGAAATGATTTACGTCCCAGAAACATTTAGTATTAATATTCATGATACGCTTCCGATGATGATAGGTGATCGATTTAGATTTCAACAATTATTTCAAAACATCATCAGTAATGCAATAAAATATAATGATAAAGAAAAAGGATTTTTGGACATTAAATGTAATGATATCGGTGATTTTTGGGAGATTACTCTCGCCGATAATGGTCCAGGAATTCCTGAAGCATACCACCGCAAAATCTTTGAGATTTTTCAGACGGCACAAGATAAATCTAAGTCTACCGGAATTGGACTATCTATTGTAAAAAAGATAGTTAATATGTATGGCGGAGAAGTCGATGTATCGTCAGAAGAAAACAAAGGCACCACTTTTTTATTCACTCTTAAAAAACCTTCTTTATGAAAATTCAACAGTACCAAAGAAATAAAAATGGTAATTGGATACCAACTAAAACATTTGATGAAAAGCTTAAAAATCCATTGGTATTAGTATTTGGAAATCGATTTATTATAGAAAGAGAGCCCATCTTAGATGAGATAAAAGCTTTGTTTAATGAAAGTGAAGTGATAATAGGTTCTTCTGCAGGAGAAATTCTGGGAGCAAATGTTACGGAAGATACGATTTCTTTAACAGCTATCGAGTTCGAAAATAGTACATTTAAATTAGGTCATCAAAACATTTTGGATACTCAGAAGGATGCTTTTGAAGCTGGAAAAAAATTGGCAGATCAATTATCTTCAGAGAATCTGAAACACATTTTTATTGTTAGTGAAGGAAGTTATGTTAACGGCTCTGCTTTAATAGATGGAATAGAAGCGATACACAAAGATATACCTTGTACGGGAGGATTATGTGGAGATGATGCTAGGTTCGAAAAAACATTAGTAGGATATAATGAAAACCCAAAAGAAGGAGAAATTGTAGCAGTAGGGTTTTATGGAGATAGTTTACAGATTACAAGTGCTCAATATGGAGGATGGACTCCTTTTGGACCAGAACGTGTAATCACAAAATCAGATAACAATGTGTTATTTGAACTAGATAATCAACCAGCGCTAGATTTGTATAAGAAATATTTAGGAGATAAAGCATCAGAATTACCGCAATCGGCACTTTTATATCCTTTAAGTGTAAAAACAGAAGGAAGAAAAGAAGCGATAGTAAGAACAATTCTTTCTATTGATGAAGAAAAGAATGCGATGATTCTAGCAGGGGATGTGCCAGAAGGCTCAGTTGTGCAATTAATGATGGCCAATATTGATAAGATTGCTGATGGAGCTTCTAAAGCTGCAGAAATAGCTATGGAATCCAGAGACAAGGATCCGCAATTAGCATTGTTAGTAAGCTGTATTGGAAGAAAATTAGTAATGGATCAAAGAGTAGAAGAAGAAATTGAAGAGGTAATAGAAGAAGTAGGAGAAGATGCTGTAATAACTGGTTTTTATTCTTATGGAGAGTTAGCACCATTTAGTAATAGTACTAGATGTGAGCTTCATAATCAAACGATGACTTTAACCTTATTGAGTGAATAGAGAATGAATTCATTATTGAAAAGGCAGATAAGAAAAAAATTATCTGATGATTTAAAAAATCATCCTGAAATCCAGGAGCTTTTGGCTGCAATCGATGGTTCGTATAACACCTATGAAGAGCAGTTTACGATGTTACAAAGAGCTATGTCAATAAGTTCGCAAGAATTATTTGATGCTAATAAGCAACTAACAGAAGAAGCGAAACAACAACGATTAGTTATAGAACGACTAAATGATGCTATAAAAACACTTCGATCGATCGATAATAAAAAAGACACAGAAGTAGCAACTAATATTGAAGACCTTACAGGTATTGAATTAGCTACGTTGATTGAAGAGCAGGCGGCTAAAATCTCTGATTTTGAAAAACAGAGAGCTAAAATATTGAAGGACTTAGAAAAGAGTAATGAAGAATTAACGAGTTACGCACAAGTCGTTTCTCATGATTTAAAATCTCCATTACGAAATGTAAGTGCATTAATAACTTGGATAAAGGAAGATGCGGATGAGTTGAGCGGAACTGTTTTAAGTCATTTTGGGCATATAGAACAAAATATTGAAAAAATGGATAGCATGATTGGAGGAATTTTGGAATATTCTTTGATCGATAAAAAAGATAAAATTGTAAATGAGGTAGATTTAAATGTATTGATATATCATACAATAGAATCATTACATGCGCCAGATTTTATAGAATTTAGTATAGATAATAAGCTTCCGACAATAAAGAAAGATCCGCATAGGATCAAACAATTGTTTCAAAATTTGATTAGTAATGCAGTCAAAGGAATGGATAAAGAAGAAGGATACATTTATATTGGATCAAAAGAAGAAGAAGAGTATTGGGAATTTTACATAAAAGATAACGGGAAAGGAATACCGGAGAAGTATCACGAAAAGATTTTCAAAATATTTCAAAGTATTGATTCTACAAAAGAGTCAACTGGTATTGGATTATCTATAGTAAAAAAAATCATAGACTACTATGAAGGAAAAATTTGGTTGGAATCTGTCGTCGGAAAAGGAACTACCTTTTTCTTTACGATAAAAAAATAAAAAAAATATGTTTATAAGTTCTACAGATCCCCATGATGTAGCAGCTTTAATAAGGGAAAAAGCAGCAGGAAGAAGAGTAATTTTAACGGTACCAGAAAAAGCAACACTGGATATACCTCAGTTAATTGATGAATTAAATAAATTGGAAGTTCAGTTTATAGGAGGAATATTTCCGAAAATTATTTATCAAAATGGGATCTATGATGAAGGTATCGTTGTCAATTTTGTTGACCGAGTAGTGACCCTTTTTGTTACTCAAAATTTAAAAGAAAAAGATTTTACAATTCCTTCTGTCCATTTAGACAAAGAAAAAGACTATTGTGCTCTTACTATGGTAGATGGATTAACAGGTAATATTTCTAATTACCTATCAGAATTATATAGGGTATTTGGGACTAATTGTTTGTATTTAGGAGGAGGTGCAGGAAGTCTTACACTAGAGCAAAAACCATGTGTGTTTAGTAATGAAGGCTTTTTTATGAATGCCGCTATTACGATTATTTACGAAACATCGGGAAGTATAGGTGTACAACACGGATGGAAAAAAATTGAAGGACCAATTATAGCCACTAAAACAGATGAAAATATTATTCAAGAACTTAACTGGAGAAATGCTTTTGAGGTTTACAAGGAAATCATAGAATCTGACTGCGGGAAAGAAATTAACGAGGATAATTTTTTTGATATCGCAAAATCATATCCATTTGGAATTGTAAAAGATAATTCGGAATGTGTGGTAAGAGATCCAATTGCTACTAATGATAAAGGCGAGTTAATATGTGTTGGTGAAGTATTTAACAATACAGTATTAGATGTGTTAAAAGGTAATGAAGAAAATTTAATCGAATCCGCAGATAGAGCAGCTCGATTGGCTATAGAAAATTCTGAAAACCCTACGTCAGGTGTCATAATTGATTGTATATCCAGAACATTATTTTTAGAAGATTCTTTTCAGAAAGAGTTAGATAAAGTAGTAAATCTATTGAAAAAGGAAAATGACCAAATGTTTATTGGAGGAGCTTTAACATTAGGAGAGATATCTTCTTTTAATGGGTATCTAGAGCTTTTTAATAAGACAATAGTGATCGGATTATTTAGTAGAAAATGAGTGTAAATATTAACAAACATATTGCAGATATTTTACAGCTTTATGAGTTTTCTATGTCCATAGGTAAGACCTTAGATTTTGATAAAAACTGTGACAATTTTTTAAAATTATTACTTGCTCGTAAAAACCTGAGCGGATGCTGTATAATTTCAAAAGAAGAAGATGAGTATATAAGATCTTATTCATATCCAGTTGGATTGGTTGATGACAGCATGATGGAACATAGTGAATTTTTAGATGATTGTTTTAAAGGTGAAACTATAAAGGCAGGTAAGTTTGTAGAGAATAAAATAGTTTCATCTATTACAACTGGAGGATCATGGCTGTTTTTTAACCTTAAGAATGATAAAGGTCTAATACTTATTAATCACAAAGGAACTCCGTTTAGTGAAGTAGAAATTAATCAGTTATCTCCTATAATAGATAAGTTTTCTATCTCTCTAAAAGCCTGTGAATCATTTGCTAAACAGGATAGTTTGTTGAGAATATTAACCGCACAAAACAAGGAGCTTAGAGAGTTTACACAGGCAATTTCACACGATTTAAAATCACCGTTAAGGAATATTGTAACTTTAATTGCATGGACAAAAGAACTTGGCGAGAGTTTACAAGATGATGTGGTGCAAAATTTAGAGAATATCGAGTATAACATAGAAAAAATGGATAACCTTATTAAAGGTTTACATACATACTCGACAATTGATAAGTTCGAAGAAAATGATAAAGAAATTAATGTAGAATCATTTTTACAAGAAGTGATAGAATCATTGGTGGTGCCCGATACGGTACAATTTCATATTGAGAGTAATGTGTCTCAATTATTTATGTATCCTACATTATTTCAAAACCTTTTTTATCATTTGATTGATAATGCTGTAAATAGTATAGATAAAGAAAAAGGAGAAGTTTATATTAAAATTAAGGAAGAAGAATCATATTTAAATTGTAGTATAAAGGATAATGGAAAGGGAATCCCTGAGAAATATCGTGAAAGAATTTTTCAACTATTTGAAAGTATAGATTCTAAAAAAGAATGTATTGGTATTGGATTACCGATTGTGAAGAAAATTGTAGATTACTATAAAGGTGATATGCAGTTAGAATCAGAGGTTGGTGTTGGTACTACATTTTTCATCACCTTACAAAAAGAGTAAAACATGGTAGAAACCCCAAACTTAAAATATATTAAAGACCTTGCCGCAGGTTCTGAAGAATTTGAACAAAAGGTAATTGGAATAATAAAAAAAGAATTTCCAGAAGAAAAAAAAGAATTTTTAAAAAATTATAATGCAAAAGCTTATATTGAAACTGCAAAAGATGTTCACAAGCTTAAGCACAAAATTGGCATGTTTGGATTCGAGGCAGAGTATAAAGTTACTGTTGACTTCGAAGAAGGTTTAAAAAAAGATGATATCTCATTATATCCAAAATTTATGCTAATTTTAGAGAGTATTGAAGATTTTTTGAAGATTATATAAAAACATTACGCTTATGAATTGTATTATTATTGATGATGAAGAAACTGCAAGATTAATTATTCAACAACTTTGTTCTCAGGTAGATCAATTAAATGTGATTGAAGAATTTCCAAATGCAATTCAGGCCATCAAGTTTTTAAATAGTAATTCGATTGATTTAATATTTTTAGATATCCATATGCCTGATTTCACAGGCTTTGATTTCATACAGACATTAAAGAATCCGCCAAAAATAGTGTTAACGACTTCGGACGAGAAATTTGCTTTAGAAGCATTTGAATATGAGTGTATTGTGGATTATCTGGTGAAGCCAATAACATTACCACGTTTTATTAAAGCTATTCAGAAAGTAGAAAGTGCTCCAGATGTAAAATCTGATTCTGTAGCTGCAAAAGATAATAAAGAACCGTCAGGAATATCTTCTGGAGAAAATGACCTCTATGTAAATATTGATAGAAGATTGATAAAGATTGATATCCCAACAATTTTAATAGTTGAAGCAAAAGGAGATTATATTCTGATCAAAACAGAAAAGCAGAATTACACGGTACACTCTACCTTAAAAAAGATCGAAGAAAAATTACCGGATGATCTTTTCTTAAAAGTTCATAGGTCCTATATAATTAATACAAAAAAAATCATTGATATAGAGGATAATAGTGTTTTAATAGCTAAAGATGTTATTCCCGTTAGTCGATCAAATCGTCCAGAATTAATGAGAAGACTAAACCTTTTGTAGATACTTACCACACGTTTAAAACCATTGATCTACAGTTACAGACCGTTAAACGAATAACAAAGGTCGCGATGGTGTATATAGATTAATTTTGGAGTAATCCAAGAACTGAAAATCTATATTATTATGAAACGAATTTTTACTTTTTTAACCGCAATAATAACTTTGTCAATTTCTGCTCAGCAGGAATTTGATTGTAATGATGGAACTTTTTACCAAGTAATTTCGGGATCAATGAAAGCATATGATCCAATTACTGGATCATATTCTGAAGCTTTACATTCTTACAGCTCATATAATGCTGGAGGATATAATGCCGTTGATAATTTCTTATACGCAATAAAAAGGGGTGATAATCACTTGTTACGTATTGCAAAAGACATGATTGTAGATTTAGGTGCGGTAGCACCAAACGGTACCACAGTATTTGGTGGAGGGTATGCAGCAGATGTAGATCCTGACGGGAATTTATGGGTGTTTCAAAATAATAATAAAAGAACTTTTCATAAGATAACCAATTTAAAAGATTATAACGGAAGCTCTTCTCCACAATTCGAAATTGTGGAAGCAGACGCAACGGCACCAAGTACTTGTGCTGATATTGTATATGTAAATGGTGCATTTTATGGAGGAAGTAGAGGGAAGTTGTTTAAATGGGACTTATCTTCTGGAACTCCAGTGTTTTCAAGTAAATCTGTAGCAAACCTTCCATCTAGTACATTTGGAGCGGCGTATGCAGATACAGATAATAGGTTATATGTTTCTGATAATAATGGAGGTTTATATTTAATTAATGATTATGAAGGAGCAAATCCTACAGCTACACTGTTAAACTTAACAGAAACTACCAATTCTAATGACGGATTTAAGTGTGCCAGTGGTATTTCTCCTTTAGATAAAGATGCTGATGGAATCCTAGACTCTATGGATGCGGATGTAGATGGAGATGGTTTGTCTAATATAATAGAGTGTAATGGTATGGATCCATATGGAGATATCGATGATGACGGGATGTTTAATTATTTAGATAACGATATAAGTGGTAACGGAGATAATGTAGTACAAGATGCTTTTGATAGAGATGGTGATGGAAATCCAGATTTCTTAGATATTGATTCTGATAATGATGGGATTTATGATATTGTAGAAGCTGGAGGCGGAAGTAACGATACTAACAATGACGGGGTTTGTAACAATCAAGATGTTGGATATCAAGATACAGATAATGATGGGATTGCTGACGCATTCGATACAGATCAGTTGGGTACAGATTTCATTCCATTAGATACGGATAATGATCAAGTGTTTGACTGTTATGATATTGATTCTGACAATGACGGGATTATTGATTTAATCGAAGGGCAAGATTCAACTACATTCTTAGGACTTTCTAATACAGATGAAGATAGAGATGGATTAGATGATAATTTTGATCCTGATTTTGGAGGATCGACGAATGGAGATGTTGATACAGATGGAGATAACGATTACAATCATTTAGATGTAGATTCTGATAATGATGGTATTTCTGATAATACAGAAGCATATGATAGTGATGGAGATGGAACTGTAGAGACGTACCCATCAGGAATTGATGCTGATAATGATGGTTTAGATGATCACTACGATCAAAGAAAAACTGGTTTTGATTCAGAAAATGGAGGTCAGACTCCTGCAAGTTTTCCAATACCGGCAATCTGTGATAGATATAATTATTTAGGAGATTTTGATTCGAACGGAAAGCCATTATATCTTGACGGTCAGGATGTAGTAAGTCAAGAAACCGTTGATATGATTAATAATGCATTGCCAGAAGGATATCCAGTGCCTGATTTTAATCCGCACTATATTTCATCTGGATACGATACAGATGTAGTTTTACAAGAAAATGCAGAAATTTGGATCACGTTTGTTGGAGAAGGTGCAGGTTATAAAAATACGTTAGGTTTTTACACATATGATGCAGACAATCCTTACGAAACAATTCCACAGCCAGAAGATATCACTATTATTTTTCCTAACGTTTCTGCAGTAGGAAGCGGTGGAGATTTAGAAGTAGGTGATAAAGTAAATATAGGTAGCTTTCCTCCTAATACAGGTATAGGATGGGTATTGTTAGCAGATGCATGGAAAGATGGATGTGTTGATACAGGTAACTGGCAATTATATTCTAATCCAGATTATAATCCAGAAAGTGATGAAACTTTAAGATACCATAATGTATTACTTAATGATCCAGATTCTGAAAGAATAATTTTAGGATTTGAAGATATCAGAAGAGATTACGCTTCTTGTGATCAGGATTTTAATGATGCGTTATTCTATATTACTGCAAGTCCAATAACAGCTATTAAAACAGATAATTATGCAGACATAAATAGTGCTACAGATGTAACTTCGGCTAATGACGGAGGACTAGAAAGTAATGGAGATCTAGCAAGTCTTATAGCGAAGCGTAATTTTAATAGAACTAAGTCAAATTTAATTTTTAATACTAAAAAATTACAGAAAAAATTTCAACCAGGTGTTATATCATATAAGTCAAGAAACAATGAAGATTTAAGTCTTTATTTCCCAACTACAGGCGTAGCAGGATCAGAATCTACTTATGTATCTAGTCCAGAAGATTTGCTTGGAATAACGAATGCCAATTCAGTATTCTCTGTAGACTATTATCAAAACGAAGAAAGAGTAGCTGCAGGATTAGCAACTACAACTACAGGAAATATTTATGACCATTCTAAGACTATATGTGATCGTCTTAACGGATCTAAACTGTTAGATTTAAGAACGGTAGAAATTAGAAATCATACGATTATTAGTACTCGTATAGAAAGAGCTACTGGTGAGATCGAATATGCATTAACGTTCTCCATTAAAGAAGGAGTATCAGAAAATGAAATCTATAGTCTATGGAATATTGATAGCTATCCAGAAGGCGATTATACAAACTTCCAAGTTTGGGGTGGTTCTGTATCACAAGTTGCAAATATTGCAAATCATATTTTAGACACTTTTATTGCAGATAAACCAATGAGGAGTCATGAAGTATCTAATAGAATACCAACCATTTTTGTAGAAAAAGGAAGATATGATAATGGAGAATTAGTATTAGATATTGTAAACAAATCTGGAGCATCTTCAATGAATTTTGATGGAAACATTAGACGAACTGAGTTGTCTTCTGAAGTAGCATTAAGACAAACAGTTTCTTTATCAGGAGCATATAGAGAGCAGATTAAAGTAGCTACTGGATTCTTATTCGATATTGGATTTTCTATCAATGGACAGGAGTCTACTCAAATAGATGCATTATACCTAGCAGATGGTCCTTGGGGAGTTGATTATAGTGAAGAAGCGGTAGTTCTAGAAAGTTTTGAAGTCTTAGAACAAACCGAAACGACTTCTGATGAGAGCTACACAATAGAAAGAGGTGTTGCCGTAAGAGGAGAGGTGAAAGAAACTATGAATATTTTCAGAAATGTTTTGGCAGGTGATCTTACACTAAATGTAGAAAACTATGACGC
This genomic interval carries:
- a CDS encoding CPXCG motif-containing cysteine-rich protein, with the protein product MFEHFFQCPYCWEQVSMLLDPSVSYQVYVEDCEVCCNPIELHPRFEDQTLISFEAVNIEQ
- a CDS encoding ATP-binding protein, coding for MNSLLKRQIRKKLSDDLKNHPEIQELLAAIDGSYNTYEEQFTMLQRAMSISSQELFDANKQLTEEAKQQRLVIERLNDAIKTLRSIDNKKDTEVATNIEDLTGIELATLIEEQAAKISDFEKQRAKILKDLEKSNEELTSYAQVVSHDLKSPLRNVSALITWIKEDADELSGTVLSHFGHIEQNIEKMDSMIGGILEYSLIDKKDKIVNEVDLNVLIYHTIESLHAPDFIEFSIDNKLPTIKKDPHRIKQLFQNLISNAVKGMDKEEGYIYIGSKEEEEYWEFYIKDNGKGIPEKYHEKIFKIFQSIDSTKESTGIGLSIVKKIIDYYEGKIWLESVVGKGTTFFFTIKK
- a CDS encoding heme NO-binding domain-containing protein, giving the protein MKGIVFTEFLQLVEDKFGLEMVDRIIEESNLPSNGIYTAIGTYEFSEMLSLITNLSKNTDIKTDDLLLTYAEHFFSVLASNYPQLIERYENPLDMLESIENHIHVEVRKIYPSAELPTFQVLERTPDTLSMIYKSSRAMYSFGLGLMNKTFEHFNKRAVISYDKLKDDGTEVKFMIQMKNG
- a CDS encoding Hpt domain-containing protein is translated as MVETPNLKYIKDLAAGSEEFEQKVIGIIKKEFPEEKKEFLKNYNAKAYIETAKDVHKLKHKIGMFGFEAEYKVTVDFEEGLKKDDISLYPKFMLILESIEDFLKII
- a CDS encoding LytTR family DNA-binding domain-containing protein, with the protein product MNCIIIDDEETARLIIQQLCSQVDQLNVIEEFPNAIQAIKFLNSNSIDLIFLDIHMPDFTGFDFIQTLKNPPKIVLTTSDEKFALEAFEYECIVDYLVKPITLPRFIKAIQKVESAPDVKSDSVAAKDNKEPSGISSGENDLYVNIDRRLIKIDIPTILIVEAKGDYILIKTEKQNYTVHSTLKKIEEKLPDDLFLKVHRSYIINTKKIIDIEDNSVLIAKDVIPVSRSNRPELMRRLNLL
- a CDS encoding ATP-binding protein, producing MSVNINKHIADILQLYEFSMSIGKTLDFDKNCDNFLKLLLARKNLSGCCIISKEEDEYIRSYSYPVGLVDDSMMEHSEFLDDCFKGETIKAGKFVENKIVSSITTGGSWLFFNLKNDKGLILINHKGTPFSEVEINQLSPIIDKFSISLKACESFAKQDSLLRILTAQNKELREFTQAISHDLKSPLRNIVTLIAWTKELGESLQDDVVQNLENIEYNIEKMDNLIKGLHTYSTIDKFEENDKEINVESFLQEVIESLVVPDTVQFHIESNVSQLFMYPTLFQNLFYHLIDNAVNSIDKEKGEVYIKIKEEESYLNCSIKDNGKGIPEKYRERIFQLFESIDSKKECIGIGLPIVKKIVDYYKGDMQLESEVGVGTTFFITLQKE
- a CDS encoding response regulator translates to MKNLKILLIEDDEIERMKFTRVLQKNNYTCKLQEATNGEEAIEILEDDTKTPDIILLDLNMPKMNGIEFLKSLKSNDKLKYVPVIILSTSNNHQDLKRCYEEGIAGYLVKPLKYEDYVEKIKYLIEYWGKNELISV
- a CDS encoding ATP-binding protein; this translates as MGEINPEILQRALAREKAARKQAEGILEDKSRELYEVAQELKQVNEQLKGVLAKKNSELKGMSDNLVDAYVLMKVNGDVIEMNDAAKELFGYDVSKENLNVMSLIYKDDFNYAMESFQKLVTEGSFTDYVARTVTKSNGVRTVHINGSVIKDKDNVAIAAQGIVRDITDQIEAEKLKEELLKNLEQSNKELNDFAHVVSHDLKSPLRSMNALINWLKEDYEDKLDENAVTSFNSLLNKIEKMDHMIDGILSYSSIDRNEKTGKEVSLDKVVSDILEMIYVPETFSINIHDTLPMMIGDRFRFQQLFQNIISNAIKYNDKEKGFLDIKCNDIGDFWEITLADNGPGIPEAYHRKIFEIFQTAQDKSKSTGIGLSIVKKIVNMYGGEVDVSSEENKGTTFLFTLKKPSL
- a CDS encoding FIST signal transduction protein, whose translation is MKIQQYQRNKNGNWIPTKTFDEKLKNPLVLVFGNRFIIEREPILDEIKALFNESEVIIGSSAGEILGANVTEDTISLTAIEFENSTFKLGHQNILDTQKDAFEAGKKLADQLSSENLKHIFIVSEGSYVNGSALIDGIEAIHKDIPCTGGLCGDDARFEKTLVGYNENPKEGEIVAVGFYGDSLQITSAQYGGWTPFGPERVITKSDNNVLFELDNQPALDLYKKYLGDKASELPQSALLYPLSVKTEGRKEAIVRTILSIDEEKNAMILAGDVPEGSVVQLMMANIDKIADGASKAAEIAMESRDKDPQLALLVSCIGRKLVMDQRVEEEIEEVIEEVGEDAVITGFYSYGELAPFSNSTRCELHNQTMTLTLLSE
- a CDS encoding FIST signal transduction protein, whose protein sequence is MFISSTDPHDVAALIREKAAGRRVILTVPEKATLDIPQLIDELNKLEVQFIGGIFPKIIYQNGIYDEGIVVNFVDRVVTLFVTQNLKEKDFTIPSVHLDKEKDYCALTMVDGLTGNISNYLSELYRVFGTNCLYLGGGAGSLTLEQKPCVFSNEGFFMNAAITIIYETSGSIGVQHGWKKIEGPIIATKTDENIIQELNWRNAFEVYKEIIESDCGKEINEDNFFDIAKSYPFGIVKDNSECVVRDPIATNDKGELICVGEVFNNTVLDVLKGNEENLIESADRAARLAIENSENPTSGVIIDCISRTLFLEDSFQKELDKVVNLLKKENDQMFIGGALTLGEISSFNGYLELFNKTIVIGLFSRK